Part of the Arthrobacter globiformis genome is shown below.
AGACGATCATTTTCCACGCGCCGTGTTGCCCGTCAGTCCTGGCCAGCTTCACGGTTCCCCCAAATGTTATCGCAAATCGTTATATCGACAGTCGATAACCTACCAGGGCTGCGGCGGAAGGTCAAAGGCGGGATCACAGCAGGAAAGCCTGGCCGGGATGAGGGCTCGGCCGCCTGCTGTTTAGAGGCTGCTCTGTCGGGCTTCGTCCCGGAACTTCACCGCGTCCGGGAAATATTCCAACGTCATGGGGACGTCCTGGGACGGATGCCGGACGAACCACTGGTACGCCGCGTTGTCGCTGGCTGTGAACCATGGCTTTCGGAGGCCCTTGAGCTTACGGGCCTGCCTGCCCCGCCATTCCTGCCTGACGTTGAAGAAGACCTGCACCACGCCAAACCCGAACAGTGCACCGAAGAACAGCATGAAAAGAGCCATGGGAAAGCCCCTGAAGAGACCGAAGACGCCGAACGCCAGGGCGGCCAGCGACGCTCCGGCAAACAGGATCGTTAGGAAGATGCTGAAGTAGAACGAGCGGATCAGGTTGTAGCTGGCGCCCCCGCTGCCGGCCCCGATGCCCCATTCCTCCCGGGTGTAGGCTGCGATGGTTTTGCCGTTGACGTAGTACCCGTAGAAGAGCGGCCGGGGAACGTAGGGCGGTTTTCGATGAGTCACAACGTCGTCCATCCTAGCCCCGGTCTGCGGCGAGTTTGGCTGTCAGCCAGCCGTGTTGTGTGCCGAGTCCGAGCCCTTGCATCGGGACTTCGCAGGGCCACGGACTTCCCTCCAGGGCAGCCCGGTACTGCCTGCCGGCCAGAGCAATGAGCGTGATGTCCTGGCTTCCCGCCAGTTCCTGGTCTGGGTAAATGAGGCCGTGCTTGGCGGAAAGGATGTACCAGCGGTCGCACGTCAGTTCCGCATATGCCGAAGCCTTCTTGAACCACTGGGAGACATATAGTTCCCGCGCCGGTGCTGGGCGCTGCAGCTTCTGCGACGCGCAGGCGACCAGACCAATCGTGCACGGTTCGCCGCTCATGGCTCACGCCTCCGGGTTCCGGGCTGGCTACGCCTTCACGCAGAAGCCGTTGGTTTTGATGATTTCGATGATCCGCTTGGCCTCTGCCTCCGAAATGGGCTTATCGGCGGACCTGGAGAAGCGCTCCTGGGTTGTCACGACCTGGACCTGCTCAGGTTCCCCCTTGAGGATCGACCGGCAGGCAATACTGGCACTGACCACGGCGTGCGTTCCTTCAATCTGCGGGTTCACCTTTGCCAGGTCCGCCATCAGCGACGTCTTCTGAGCTTCATTCAGCCTGGCAATCGGCACACCCGGCGTCGTAGTCGGAGCCGGGGTGGCAGGAGCAGAGCAGCCGGTCAGCGCTAGGACGGCAAGCAGTGCGGGGGCGATGAGCCTCTTCACGGTGACTCCAAAGGCAGGCAAGGACGGTTCTCTACCCGCAAACATGCGTAGAATCCGGTGGATGGCTGATGCCCAGAGAAGGGCCCGCGGAGGTAGAGCTTGGCGGCTACCGTCAGGCCCGAAGACGGACTAGGGTCACGGTCATGAAGCCGATCATCCTCCTCGACATCAACGGCGTGCTCAACCCCAAGCTTCACCAGGGCAACAGCGACGACGGCCCGGACCCTCACCTCTCGGATGCGAAGGTTGCCCTGGTGCGGCGGCTCGCCACCAAAGGGAGGATTGCCTGGGTGTCGACGTCGCCCGAGGACCTCATTGACCGTCTCGAAGGGCAACTTGATCTCGAGGTGGAGCCGCTTCGGGTGACGATCACGCCGCAGGCCGACGACGAAGACCAGCAGACGCCAAAGCTGGGGTCGGTAGCGAGGTGGCTGGACAGGATGGAAGCCGCAGGCGAGGCGGACTGGGACGCGGTCGTATGGATCGATGACGCACTAGGGCCCGACGTGCACGAGTGGGCCCACCACCACACCCAGCCCGTCCTGCTGGAAAAGCCAAACCCTGACGAGGGTCTGACCGAGGCACACGTCGTGGCGGTGCAGGTATTCATCAACAGCGAGGATCGGCGGGACGCCGGCGCCCAGGACACCGTCTGACACTTCAGGGCAGGAACCAGGCGGTAGAGGTGGACGTTAGGTCCTGCTACTGATCACGCCGCCACCAGGAGCGGGGCACCGCCGACGATGGTCTTCGCGTCCTCGCGGATCGAAGCGATCATCCGTGCGTTGGGCACCTTGTCGACGCCCATCTCACGGTTCCGGTGCGCCAGGACTGCAAGCCGGTCCGCCGGTTCGTTCAGCGGGTGGCCGTTGTGGCCGCGGACCCACTCGTAGGAGATGTTCACGCCGTGGGCGGAGCTCAGGATGCGCTTGCATTCCGCTACCGAGTCGGTGTCATCGTACGACTGAAGGGCGCCGGTGGAGACCCGGTCCAGGACTTCCAAGGCGGCCTTGGAACAGTGAGGATCTTCAGGTCCCCGACGCCTCTTCCCGCGGCACCGGGTGATGGCCAGGGTGGACTGCAGCCCGCGGCGGATCGCAGCTAATTCCTCGGCCCGGTTATTAGGCTTAGGTAATGAGCGATCAGGCAGTTGTAGAGGCAACGGCAAAGGAGGCCTGCCGAGATGAGGGTGCGCAAGCGGTAGCGGATAAATTGCTGGAA
Proteins encoded:
- a CDS encoding ribonuclease HI — encoded protein: MEVLDRVSTGALQSYDDTDSVAECKRILSSAHGVNISYEWVRGHNGHPLNEPADRLAVLAHRNREMGVDKVPNARMIASIREDAKTIVGGAPLLVAA
- a CDS encoding DUF6884 domain-containing protein — its product is MSGEPCTIGLVACASQKLQRPAPARELYVSQWFKKASAYAELTCDRWYILSAKHGLIYPDQELAGSQDITLIALAGRQYRAALEGSPWPCEVPMQGLGLGTQHGWLTAKLAADRG
- a CDS encoding HAD domain-containing protein yields the protein MKPIILLDINGVLNPKLHQGNSDDGPDPHLSDAKVALVRRLATKGRIAWVSTSPEDLIDRLEGQLDLEVEPLRVTITPQADDEDQQTPKLGSVARWLDRMEAAGEADWDAVVWIDDALGPDVHEWAHHHTQPVLLEKPNPDEGLTEAHVVAVQVFINSEDRRDAGAQDTV